In Streptomyces sp. NBC_01707, a genomic segment contains:
- a CDS encoding SRPBCC family protein, whose protein sequence is MASTSVSRVVPASPERVWQLIGGFDSLPDWLPYIAESAALEGGRVRRLANPDGEAIVERLVDFDDTERHYSYAILEAPFPVVGYISTLRVHEVAGRKDVAEVQWSGRFTPHGASEDEAVALFTGIYRDGLDALHKALG, encoded by the coding sequence ATGGCATCGACATCAGTGAGCCGAGTTGTACCGGCCTCCCCCGAGCGCGTGTGGCAGCTGATCGGCGGCTTCGATTCCCTCCCCGACTGGCTCCCGTACATCGCCGAGAGCGCGGCACTGGAGGGCGGCCGCGTCCGCCGGCTCGCCAATCCGGACGGAGAGGCCATCGTCGAGCGCCTCGTGGATTTCGACGACACAGAACGTCACTACAGCTACGCCATCCTCGAAGCGCCCTTCCCGGTCGTCGGCTACATCTCCACCTTGCGCGTGCATGAGGTGGCCGGCCGGAAAGACGTAGCCGAGGTGCAGTGGTCCGGACGGTTCACCCCCCATGGGGCGAGCGAGGACGAGGCGGTCGCCCTGTTCACCGGGATCTACCGAGACGGCCTCGACGCCCTCCACAAGGCACTCGGCTGA
- a CDS encoding helix-turn-helix domain-containing protein: MPRDRAALGAFLRSRRDRLTPSQAGIEPFPGARRVPGLRREELAVLAGLSPDYYSRLEQGRQANISAEVLDALARALRLDEVEHAHLRDLAAPTARHRAATPHAVQRPDPGLLRLMRTLDHVPVLLLGHRGEVLARNALLTEVLGRPLEPGTSFVRFMFQDPVARERIVNWADFASATVATMRREIARRPHDNRLAALVDELRSTDGDVARWWDDHAVRDYASVTKRVQHPAAGPMSFDIEIVCAPHEPDQRLVVYTTEPDSPTARVLPMLASWNVAPHP; the protein is encoded by the coding sequence ATGCCGCGCGACCGCGCCGCGCTCGGGGCGTTCCTCCGCTCCCGCCGGGACCGGCTCACCCCCTCCCAGGCGGGCATCGAACCCTTCCCCGGGGCCCGACGGGTGCCGGGGCTGCGGCGGGAGGAGCTCGCTGTGCTGGCCGGCCTGAGCCCGGACTACTACAGCCGGCTCGAACAGGGACGCCAGGCCAACATCTCCGCCGAGGTGCTCGACGCGTTGGCCCGGGCGCTGCGCCTGGATGAGGTCGAGCACGCGCATCTGCGCGACCTCGCCGCACCCACCGCCCGACATCGCGCCGCGACCCCGCACGCGGTCCAGCGCCCCGATCCCGGGCTGCTGCGGCTGATGCGCACGCTCGACCACGTCCCGGTGCTGCTGCTCGGCCATCGCGGCGAGGTCCTCGCCCGCAACGCCCTGCTGACGGAGGTGCTGGGCCGTCCGCTGGAGCCGGGGACATCGTTCGTCCGCTTCATGTTCCAGGACCCGGTCGCCCGCGAGCGGATCGTGAACTGGGCGGACTTCGCCTCGGCCACCGTCGCCACCATGCGTCGGGAGATCGCCCGCCGCCCGCACGACAACCGCCTCGCTGCGCTCGTGGACGAGTTGCGCAGCACTGACGGCGACGTCGCCCGGTGGTGGGACGACCACGCCGTCCGCGACTACGCGTCGGTGACCAAGCGCGTTCAGCACCCCGCCGCCGGCCCGATGTCTTTCGACATCGAGATCGTCTGCGCGCCGCACGAGCCGGACCAGCGGCTCGTCGTCTACACGACCGAGCCCGACTCCCCGACCGCCCGCGTCCTTCCGATGCTGGCCAGTTGGAACGTCGCACCTCATCCCTGA
- a CDS encoding SDR family NAD(P)-dependent oxidoreductase: protein MTTSLRTNDSATTAPGFRLAGRTAVITGSTSGIGAAIARTLAGEGAHVVLSGRQPTRGQRVVEEIRQAGGRADFVTADLAGSYEQLRAFAVEATDALGGRVDILVNNAGVYPATLTEDLPDSDLDAMLAVNIRAPHVLVAAMAPAMAERGSGVIVNIGSWMARVGSPYAAMYTATKAADEQLTRSWAAEYGPRGVRVNAVAPGATLTPGNEAARAELDAMTATTPAGVVVRPDDIAKGVLYLAGDDAAMVHGITLYVDGGISATRPA from the coding sequence ATGACTACTTCCCTTCGCACGAATGACAGTGCAACCACCGCCCCCGGCTTCCGGCTGGCCGGCCGCACCGCCGTGATCACCGGCTCGACCAGCGGTATCGGCGCGGCAATAGCCCGTACTCTGGCCGGCGAGGGCGCACACGTCGTCCTCAGCGGCCGGCAGCCGACCCGCGGGCAGCGGGTCGTCGAGGAGATCAGGCAGGCCGGCGGCCGCGCCGACTTCGTCACCGCGGACCTGGCAGGCAGCTACGAGCAGCTGCGCGCCTTCGCGGTAGAGGCCACCGATGCGCTCGGCGGACGCGTCGACATCCTGGTCAACAACGCGGGCGTCTACCCTGCGACGCTGACCGAGGACCTGCCGGACTCGGACCTCGACGCCATGCTCGCGGTGAACATCCGTGCCCCTCACGTCCTGGTCGCCGCGATGGCGCCGGCCATGGCCGAGCGGGGCAGCGGCGTCATCGTCAACATCGGCTCCTGGATGGCCCGGGTCGGCAGCCCCTACGCGGCGATGTACACCGCGACCAAGGCGGCTGACGAGCAGCTCACCCGCAGTTGGGCCGCGGAGTACGGGCCGCGCGGCGTGCGGGTGAACGCCGTCGCGCCCGGGGCGACCCTCACGCCGGGCAACGAAGCGGCCCGCGCGGAGCTCGACGCGATGACCGCCACCACCCCGGCAGGCGTCGTCGTCCGGCCGGACGACATCGCCAAGGGTGTCCTGTACCTCGCCGGCGACGACGCGGCCATGGTCCACGGCATCACGCTCTACGTGGACGGCGGAATCTCCGCCACCCGCCCGGCCTGA
- a CDS encoding MBL fold metallo-hydrolase, whose translation MDTIALGDVEITRVIELPARGGARQYIFPDVPVEHWEAHENWLAPTFLDPAADEVRTTMQTWLIRSQEGRTILIDTGIGNDRERPAMPSFHHLHTHYLDELDAAGVRPQDVDTVICTHVHGDHVGWNTCRTDDGEWRPTFPNAQYVISRADFDYWNPANGHRTRSGPRMANVFEDSVAPVHRSGQTVLWEGDHYDIDAQLRIEPAPGHTPGSSVVWLRSGSDRALFAGDLLHSPLQIVEPDDCPTFDEDEPRARDSRRRVLGEAVDRGALLFPAHFPGPGAVEVRRVGDRFAVKKWAAWR comes from the coding sequence ATGGACACCATCGCGCTCGGAGACGTCGAGATCACTCGCGTGATTGAGCTCCCCGCGAGAGGCGGCGCCCGCCAATACATCTTCCCCGACGTGCCGGTGGAGCACTGGGAGGCGCATGAGAACTGGCTCGCCCCCACCTTCCTGGACCCGGCCGCCGACGAGGTCCGCACCACGATGCAGACCTGGCTGATCCGTAGCCAGGAGGGCCGGACGATCCTGATCGACACCGGAATCGGCAACGACCGGGAGCGCCCGGCCATGCCGTCCTTCCACCATCTGCACACCCACTACCTCGATGAGCTGGACGCGGCAGGGGTCCGCCCGCAGGACGTGGACACGGTGATCTGTACCCATGTGCACGGTGACCACGTCGGTTGGAACACCTGCCGGACGGACGACGGAGAGTGGCGGCCGACGTTCCCCAACGCCCAATACGTCATCTCGCGCGCCGACTTCGACTACTGGAACCCGGCCAACGGGCACCGGACCCGCTCCGGCCCCCGGATGGCCAACGTCTTCGAGGACAGTGTCGCTCCTGTGCACCGGTCCGGGCAGACCGTGCTGTGGGAGGGCGACCACTACGACATCGACGCCCAGCTCCGTATCGAGCCCGCCCCCGGCCATACGCCCGGATCCTCCGTCGTGTGGCTGCGGTCGGGCTCGGACAGGGCGTTGTTCGCCGGGGATCTGCTGCACAGTCCCCTGCAGATCGTGGAGCCGGACGACTGCCCCACCTTCGATGAGGACGAGCCGCGCGCACGGGACAGCCGGCGCCGGGTGCTGGGGGAGGCCGTGGACCGAGGCGCCCTGCTGTTCCCCGCGCACTTCCCCGGGCCGGGCGCCGTCGAGGTGCGGCGCGTCGGCGACCGGTTCGCGGTGAAGAAGTGGGCGGCATGGCGGTGA
- a CDS encoding ABC transporter permease yields MLPRESLARTGALVRHNVLLMLREPGPLLSRLIMPLAFLTLLRPLYVSAQGRTAGTQQAVIGTLVTFSLLALSISGNAILTERLGRTWDRLRGTPLRPAEMLVGKAIPVFAILFAQQILIVTFGVCAFGLRVTHPLLLLSVLLTWTCTLLGFGALLGVLARSVGELSASYDIGGMLLSSLGGALVPLSVLPHWVAEVAPLTPGYWSVRGLRTALAGDMPTVLTVCGTLLGVALACGALASIRLQGRSGRMVAL; encoded by the coding sequence ATGCTGCCGCGTGAGTCACTCGCCCGTACCGGCGCCCTCGTGCGCCACAACGTCCTGCTGATGCTGCGCGAACCCGGCCCCCTGCTGAGCCGGTTGATCATGCCGCTCGCGTTCCTCACCCTGCTGCGCCCGCTCTACGTGTCTGCGCAGGGCCGGACAGCCGGCACGCAACAAGCAGTCATCGGCACCCTGGTCACCTTCTCGCTGCTCGCGCTGAGCATCTCCGGCAACGCAATTCTCACGGAACGCCTCGGCCGGACCTGGGACCGCCTGCGCGGTACGCCGCTACGCCCGGCCGAGATGCTCGTCGGCAAGGCCATCCCCGTCTTCGCGATCCTGTTCGCCCAGCAGATCCTCATTGTCACCTTCGGCGTGTGCGCATTCGGCCTGCGCGTCACGCATCCGCTCCTGCTGCTGTCCGTGCTGTTGACCTGGACCTGCACCCTGCTCGGTTTTGGTGCGCTCCTGGGCGTTCTGGCCCGCAGTGTGGGTGAGCTCTCGGCGTCGTACGACATCGGGGGCATGCTGCTGAGCAGCCTCGGTGGCGCCCTGGTCCCGCTCAGCGTCCTGCCGCACTGGGTCGCCGAAGTGGCCCCCCTCACGCCCGGGTACTGGAGCGTCCGCGGCCTGCGCACCGCACTGGCCGGCGACATGCCGACCGTACTGACCGTATGCGGCACGCTCCTCGGCGTAGCACTCGCTTGCGGTGCTCTGGCCTCCATCCGTCTGCAGGGCCGCAGCGGGCGCATGGTGGCGCTCTAA
- a CDS encoding ABC transporter ATP-binding protein, whose protein sequence is MLIAEGLVKSYGERRALDGFDLTVHPGEIAGLIGHNGAGKTTFIEVVTGLVRPDSGHLHIGGLDALRAGHVVRQLLGVAPQELALYSAITVQENLRLFAELRGLRRRRRDAEITRILEELHLSALARKPVGILSGGQRRRVQAATAMVGSPPLLLLDEPTAGADPDTRSALLSAVKERAERGAAVLYTTHYLPELVDLDATLALAHAGRIIARGTQHDLTRNLPGELKVSFADPTEPDLCLATTDPGADLAALLASGRTPVSVDVLRPGLDDLYRSLEHTVTGTEGHDAAA, encoded by the coding sequence ATGCTCATCGCAGAGGGTCTGGTGAAGTCATACGGGGAGCGCCGAGCGCTCGACGGCTTCGACCTCACGGTCCACCCTGGTGAGATCGCAGGCCTGATCGGCCACAACGGTGCCGGCAAGACCACCTTCATCGAAGTGGTCACCGGTCTCGTGCGCCCCGACTCCGGCCACTTGCACATCGGCGGACTTGACGCACTGCGCGCCGGTCACGTCGTTCGCCAACTCCTGGGAGTCGCCCCACAGGAACTCGCCCTGTACAGCGCCATCACAGTGCAGGAGAACCTGCGATTGTTCGCCGAACTACGCGGACTGCGCCGCCGGCGCCGCGACGCGGAGATCACGCGAATTCTGGAGGAACTCCACCTGAGCGCACTCGCGCGCAAACCCGTCGGCATCCTGTCAGGCGGCCAGCGACGCCGGGTGCAGGCGGCCACCGCCATGGTCGGTTCGCCGCCACTCCTGCTGCTGGACGAACCCACGGCCGGCGCCGACCCGGATACCCGCTCAGCGCTCCTGTCCGCTGTAAAGGAGCGCGCCGAACGCGGCGCCGCGGTCCTCTACACCACGCACTACCTGCCCGAACTGGTCGACCTCGACGCCACGTTGGCGCTCGCCCACGCCGGCCGCATCATCGCCCGGGGCACTCAGCATGACCTCACCCGCAACCTGCCCGGAGAACTCAAGGTCAGCTTCGCCGACCCCACCGAACCTGACCTGTGCCTGGCAACAACCGACCCCGGCGCGGACCTCGCCGCCCTCCTTGCGTCCGGACGGACTCCTGTCTCCGTCGATGTGCTCCGCCCCGGCCTGGACGACCTCTACCGCTCCCTGGAACACACGGTGACTGGGACGGAGGGGCACGATGCTGCCGCGTGA
- a CDS encoding TetR/AcrR family transcriptional regulator: MGGRREEILDTALALADERGLEAVSMRALADRLGVTPMALYRHVDSKAALLDGLVGRLLAAFLPPDTGKPQNWNARLADLAHACRKTIQIHPWAAQLLFSRPAVTPDAVRAVDVIYCALIEAGVPDREVPRLERMISTFVIGFAISEASGRFAPGALDPRSRRGQLPDGELPGHSRLTPWLDLPPDLDAEFEADLEDLLHLVEAATREQR; the protein is encoded by the coding sequence ATGGGCGGACGACGAGAAGAGATCCTGGACACGGCACTGGCTCTCGCAGACGAGCGCGGGCTCGAAGCGGTCTCCATGCGGGCGCTGGCCGATCGTCTGGGAGTCACGCCCATGGCGCTCTATCGGCATGTCGACAGCAAGGCCGCCCTTCTGGACGGCCTCGTCGGCCGACTGCTCGCCGCCTTCCTTCCCCCGGACACCGGCAAGCCCCAGAACTGGAACGCCCGGCTTGCCGACCTCGCGCACGCCTGCAGGAAAACCATCCAGATCCACCCTTGGGCAGCACAACTGCTGTTCTCACGACCTGCCGTCACCCCGGACGCCGTACGTGCAGTAGATGTCATCTATTGCGCGCTGATCGAAGCCGGAGTCCCCGATCGCGAAGTACCCCGACTGGAACGAATGATCAGCACCTTCGTGATCGGCTTCGCCATCTCGGAAGCCTCGGGCCGTTTCGCTCCCGGCGCCCTCGACCCGCGCAGCCGCCGCGGTCAACTTCCCGACGGCGAACTCCCTGGCCACAGCAGGCTCACACCATGGCTGGACCTTCCCCCCGACCTCGACGCCGAGTTCGAGGCCGACTTGGAAGACCTGCTCCATCTCGTCGAAGCCGCAACACGGGAACAGCGATGA
- a CDS encoding SulP family inorganic anion transporter, translating to MSSSAPSPVARLRGLRPTWLSDPKVWRTEVLGGLVVALALIPEAISFSIIAGVDPALGLFASFTMAVVMSVVGGRRAMISAATGAVALVIAPLNREHGLGYLIAAVILAGVFQVALGALGVARMMRFIPRSVMVGFVNSLAILIFMAQVPEMRNVPWAVYPLIAAGLALMVFFPKITTVIPAPLVSIVVLTATTLAAGIAVPTVGDKGALPSSLPVPGLPDVPFTLDTLTTIAPYAFAMALVGLMESLMTARLVDEITDTHSNKTRESVGQGIANIVTGFFGGMGGCAMIGQTMINVKVSGARTRLSTFLAGTFLMVLCIVFGPIVSDIPMAALVAVMVMVSFATFDWRSLAPKSLKRMPAGEIVVMLVTVACVVTTHNLAIGVVVGSITAMVIFAKRVARHAHVTSVTDPGGGSVVYAVTGELFFASSNDLVGRFNYATDPDKVVIDLSAAHIWDASSVAALDAIETKYAQRGKTVEITGLNDPSADIHGKLSGELVSH from the coding sequence TTGTCTTCCTCCGCTCCGTCTCCCGTCGCGCGGCTGCGCGGCCTGCGTCCGACCTGGCTGTCCGATCCGAAGGTGTGGCGGACGGAGGTGCTGGGCGGCCTGGTGGTCGCGCTGGCGCTGATTCCCGAGGCGATCTCGTTCTCGATCATCGCCGGGGTGGATCCGGCGCTCGGTCTGTTCGCCTCGTTCACCATGGCCGTCGTCATGTCCGTCGTCGGCGGCCGGCGGGCGATGATCTCCGCCGCGACCGGGGCCGTCGCCCTGGTGATCGCACCGCTGAACCGTGAGCACGGCCTCGGATACCTGATCGCCGCCGTCATCCTGGCCGGTGTCTTCCAGGTCGCGCTCGGCGCGCTGGGCGTGGCGCGGATGATGCGGTTCATCCCGCGCTCGGTGATGGTCGGTTTCGTCAACTCCCTCGCCATTCTGATCTTCATGGCCCAGGTCCCCGAGATGCGGAACGTCCCCTGGGCCGTCTACCCGCTGATCGCGGCGGGGCTGGCGTTGATGGTGTTCTTCCCGAAGATCACGACCGTGATTCCGGCGCCGCTGGTCTCCATCGTCGTCCTCACCGCGACCACACTCGCGGCCGGTATCGCGGTGCCCACCGTCGGCGACAAGGGCGCCCTGCCCTCCTCCCTGCCGGTGCCGGGCCTGCCCGACGTGCCGTTCACGCTGGACACCCTGACCACCATCGCCCCGTACGCCTTCGCCATGGCCCTCGTCGGCCTGATGGAGTCGTTGATGACCGCCAGGCTCGTCGACGAAATCACCGACACCCACTCCAACAAGACACGCGAATCCGTCGGCCAGGGCATCGCCAACATCGTCACGGGCTTCTTCGGCGGCATGGGCGGCTGCGCAATGATCGGCCAGACGATGATCAACGTAAAGGTCTCCGGCGCCCGCACCCGCCTGTCCACGTTCCTCGCCGGCACGTTCCTCATGGTGCTGTGCATCGTCTTCGGTCCGATCGTCTCCGACATTCCGATGGCCGCCCTGGTCGCCGTCATGGTCATGGTGTCGTTCGCCACCTTCGACTGGCGCTCCCTCGCCCCCAAGTCACTGAAGCGGATGCCGGCCGGCGAGATCGTCGTCATGCTCGTCACCGTCGCGTGTGTGGTCACCACCCACAACCTCGCCATCGGTGTCGTGGTCGGCTCGATCACTGCCATGGTCATCTTCGCCAAGCGCGTCGCCCGCCACGCCCACGTCACCTCGGTGACCGACCCCGGCGGAGGCAGCGTCGTCTACGCCGTGACCGGCGAGCTGTTCTTCGCCTCCTCCAACGACCTTGTCGGCCGGTTCAACTACGCCACCGACCCGGACAAGGTCGTCATCGACCTGTCCGCCGCGCACATCTGGGACGCATCCTCCGTCGCCGCCCTCGACGCGATCGAGACCAAGTACGCCCAGCGCGGCAAGACCGTCGAGATCACCGGACTCAACGACCCCAGCGCGGACATCCACGGCAAGCTGAGTGGCGAGCTTGTCAGCCACTGA